A stretch of Treponema vincentii F0403 DNA encodes these proteins:
- the metG gene encoding methionine--tRNA ligase subunit beta: MNEKTTEIITYDDFAKLQLKTGKVLECVKAENAEKLYILQVDLGEEKPRQIVSSLVDYYTAEELVGKEIIVLANLKPAKMRGHISEGMLLCAESPDSSICVLLKPETPVPAGTDIT; the protein is encoded by the coding sequence ATGAATGAGAAAACAACTGAAATAATTACCTATGATGATTTTGCAAAACTGCAGCTGAAAACCGGCAAAGTTTTGGAATGTGTAAAAGCTGAAAATGCGGAAAAACTCTACATTTTACAGGTTGACCTCGGCGAAGAAAAGCCGCGTCAAATCGTTTCGAGTTTAGTCGACTATTATACTGCCGAAGAATTGGTCGGTAAGGAAATTATCGTACTTGCAAACCTCAAACCGGCTAAAATGCGCGGGCATATCTCCGAAGGTATGCTGCTCTGTGCGGAATCTCCGGATTCATCGATCTGCGTTCTGTTAAAGCCTGAAACGCCGGTGCCGGCCGGTACT
- a CDS encoding ABC transporter ATP-binding protein — MNRLQKWFGVTESGAKGIVTASIWSMLADVAFILPMFLTMFFLQGYFDGTLRSAGFYIGIIAALAVVMYVLVHTNYNTLYTATFKECKELRVNIADRLKALPLAYFSKHDVSDLSQTVMTDVATIEHAISHAIPQTIGLVIYLIIIGAIMIIAHPGLGLCVFVPIFISFILLILSKKIQVRETTRDFHKQRERTEFFQEAIELQQEIKSYGLTESTAAKLNRNVDEAEKLHLSVEAHQAIPLNVALLLLKFSIGVTVFFGLKMYLAGTASLLYFIGYIIAAARIVDAVAGVEANLAEMMYIDARVKRINELRETETQEGEPASLQHYGIQFENVAFSYNGRQKVIDGISFTAEQNHVTALVGPSGCGKTTVLRLASRLYDYDKGRILIDGKDIAKIDTDSLFDKISIVFQDVGLFNTSIMENIRVGNKNASDDQVKEVARLANCTEFIEALPDGYNTVIGENGGKLSGGERQRLSIARALLKDAPIIILDEISASLDVENEMKIQESLNTLIKGKTVIIISHRLKSVENADKIIVMNNGKLDAEGTHAELLQKSALYKSMIEKSSATEKWTY, encoded by the coding sequence ATGAATAGATTACAAAAATGGTTTGGGGTAACCGAATCGGGAGCAAAGGGCATCGTTACGGCGTCGATATGGTCGATGCTTGCGGATGTGGCGTTTATTTTGCCGATGTTTTTAACGATGTTCTTTTTGCAAGGATACTTTGACGGAACGCTGCGTTCGGCGGGATTTTATATCGGTATTATTGCGGCTCTTGCGGTTGTGATGTATGTGCTTGTGCATACCAATTACAATACGCTATACACGGCGACATTTAAAGAATGCAAAGAACTGCGTGTCAACATTGCCGATCGACTTAAAGCGCTGCCGCTTGCTTATTTTTCAAAGCACGATGTTTCCGATTTATCGCAAACGGTAATGACCGACGTCGCGACTATTGAACATGCCATTAGTCATGCAATTCCGCAAACGATAGGGCTGGTTATTTATCTGATTATCATCGGTGCGATAATGATTATTGCTCATCCGGGATTGGGATTGTGCGTATTCGTACCGATCTTTATCAGTTTTATTCTGCTCATTCTCTCAAAAAAAATCCAAGTGCGGGAAACCACGCGGGACTTTCACAAACAGCGCGAGCGCACGGAATTTTTCCAAGAGGCAATCGAGTTACAGCAGGAAATAAAAAGCTACGGTCTTACGGAATCCACGGCGGCGAAGCTGAACCGCAATGTCGACGAAGCGGAAAAACTGCATTTGAGTGTGGAAGCTCATCAAGCTATTCCGCTTAACGTTGCGCTGTTGCTGTTGAAATTTTCCATCGGCGTTACCGTATTCTTCGGTTTAAAAATGTATTTGGCAGGAACCGCTTCGCTCCTGTATTTTATCGGCTATATCATTGCTGCAGCCCGTATTGTTGATGCTGTTGCAGGTGTTGAGGCGAACCTTGCGGAGATGATGTATATCGATGCGCGTGTCAAACGGATAAACGAACTGCGCGAAACGGAAACGCAGGAAGGCGAGCCCGCTTCTTTGCAGCATTACGGTATTCAATTTGAAAATGTTGCATTTTCGTATAACGGCAGGCAAAAAGTGATCGACGGGATTTCGTTTACGGCGGAACAAAATCACGTTACCGCGCTTGTCGGTCCGTCCGGTTGCGGAAAAACAACCGTGCTTCGGCTTGCATCACGCCTTTACGATTACGACAAGGGGCGCATTCTCATCGACGGCAAAGATATAGCAAAGATCGATACCGACAGTCTCTTCGATAAAATTTCGATTGTCTTCCAAGATGTCGGACTTTTCAATACATCGATTATGGAAAACATCAGAGTCGGAAATAAAAATGCAAGCGACGATCAAGTAAAAGAAGTTGCTCGTCTTGCAAACTGTACCGAGTTTATCGAAGCGCTGCCCGACGGCTACAACACGGTCATCGGAGAAAACGGCGGTAAACTTTCAGGCGGAGAACGGCAGCGGCTTTCCATTGCCCGCGCTCTTTTAAAAGATGCGCCGATTATCATCCTTGATGAAATCAGCGCATCGCTCGATGTCGAAAACGAAATGAAAATTCAGGAAAGTCTCAACACGCTCATAAAAGGCAAAACCGTTATCATCATTTCGCATCGCCTCAAGTCCGTTGAAAACGCCGACAAAATAATCGTGATGAATAACGGCAAACTCGATGCGGAAGGTACGCACGCGGAACTACTGCAAAAATCTGCGCTGTATAAGAGCATGATTGAAAAGTCAAGCGCAACCGAAAAGTGGACGTATTGA
- a CDS encoding ABC transporter ATP-binding protein has translation MDTYKRLLKYTPEKMYCAYISVVCAVLGVASQMGAFWFLWKFLYALLVTKSVTDGSMYATVIVSLLAGYSVVYFCALWASHVLGFRLESNLRKTAIKHLMNASFAFFDMNPSGKIRKLIDDNAQETHMLIAHLIPDNISALFTPIFMFIIVFAVDVKLGLLLVAVAVIGGVQMMFMMGNKDFMRKYQAALERMNAEAVEYVRGMQIVKIFKSTVESFKAFYEAITGYSDLAYKYTLSCRTPYVLFQVLFNLFSVFTIPVAVYLMNKGADGNLIIAKIIFFVCIAGILFSAFMRVMYVGMYNFQAKSVVDKLENLFAEMEKDNLEHGTEETFDNFGIEFKNVSFGYTEEKILKDVSFKLEPNKTYALVGSSGGGKSTIAKLISGFYKINSGEILIGGKNISSYSKNALMHHIAFVFQTSKLFKTSIFENVKMGNKNASDEEVMTALRLARCEDILAKFPEREKTVIGSKGAHLSGGEIQRVAIARAILKNADIVILDEASAAADPENEYEIQQAFSNLMKNKTVIMIAHRLSSIRNVDEILVVEDGNIAERGSDAELMQKGGKYSHLQRLYSKANEWRV, from the coding sequence ATGGATACATATAAAAGATTGTTAAAATATACGCCGGAGAAAATGTATTGCGCGTATATTTCGGTGGTGTGCGCCGTGCTGGGAGTTGCTTCGCAGATGGGCGCGTTTTGGTTCTTGTGGAAGTTTTTGTACGCGCTTTTGGTTACCAAAAGCGTGACGGACGGTTCGATGTATGCGACGGTGATTGTTTCACTTTTAGCGGGCTATTCGGTCGTCTACTTCTGCGCCTTGTGGGCATCGCACGTACTCGGGTTCCGGCTCGAATCGAATTTACGCAAAACGGCAATCAAACATTTGATGAACGCTTCGTTTGCTTTTTTCGATATGAACCCGTCGGGAAAAATCCGGAAGCTCATCGACGATAATGCGCAGGAAACGCACATGCTGATTGCTCACTTAATTCCCGACAATATTTCCGCGCTCTTTACGCCGATTTTTATGTTTATCATCGTATTTGCGGTCGATGTAAAGCTTGGTCTCTTGCTGGTCGCCGTCGCCGTCATCGGCGGTGTGCAGATGATGTTTATGATGGGCAATAAAGACTTTATGCGGAAGTACCAAGCGGCGCTGGAACGGATGAACGCAGAAGCGGTGGAATATGTGCGCGGAATGCAGATTGTAAAAATCTTTAAAAGCACGGTTGAATCCTTTAAAGCATTTTACGAAGCGATTACCGGCTATTCCGATTTGGCGTACAAATACACGCTCAGCTGCCGGACACCGTATGTGCTGTTCCAAGTGCTGTTTAATCTCTTTTCGGTGTTCACCATTCCGGTTGCAGTGTATCTTATGAACAAGGGTGCGGATGGAAATCTCATCATTGCAAAGATCATCTTTTTTGTTTGTATTGCAGGCATACTGTTTTCGGCATTTATGCGCGTTATGTATGTCGGTATGTATAACTTTCAGGCAAAAAGCGTGGTAGACAAACTCGAAAATCTTTTTGCGGAAATGGAAAAAGATAATCTTGAACACGGTACGGAAGAAACGTTTGACAACTTCGGTATTGAATTTAAAAACGTTTCGTTTGGGTACACGGAAGAAAAAATTTTAAAGGATGTCAGCTTTAAACTTGAACCGAATAAAACGTATGCGCTGGTCGGCTCATCGGGAGGCGGAAAGTCAACCATTGCAAAATTGATTTCCGGTTTTTACAAAATAAATTCGGGTGAGATTTTAATCGGCGGGAAAAATATTTCATCATATTCAAAGAATGCGCTGATGCACCATATTGCCTTTGTATTCCAAACATCGAAGCTCTTTAAAACAAGTATTTTTGAAAACGTCAAAATGGGAAACAAGAATGCAAGCGATGAAGAAGTAATGACTGCGCTCCGGCTTGCACGCTGCGAAGATATTTTGGCAAAATTCCCCGAACGTGAAAAAACGGTTATCGGTTCAAAGGGCGCGCACCTATCCGGCGGAGAAATTCAGCGCGTTGCAATCGCCCGCGCCATTCTGAAAAATGCGGACATCGTTATTTTGGATGAAGCGTCCGCCGCTGCCGACCCCGAAAACGAATACGAAATTCAGCAAGCGTTTTCCAATTTGATGAAAAACAAAACGGTTATTATGATTGCGCACCGCCTGAGCTCGATTAGAAACGTCGACGAAATTCTCGTGGTCGAAGACGGAAACATCGCCGAACGCGGCAGCGATGCCGAGCTTATGCAAAAAGGCGGAAAATACAGTCATCTACAACGACTATATTCAAAAGCGAATGAGTGGAGAGTTTGA
- a CDS encoding phosphoglycerate mutase family protein: MLILIRHAKVLFNWEKKYTASGFAAAQAAYDQAPIERITDLEIRRIRDALPEQFELYTSPLKRSIETAAMLFPDNTPIQLPELSEIPIYPYRDSDKEIALRRWLFWGRVQWFCNHPQQKRTKQTVEHEVADLIARMHNKNVVIVGHAFQMTVMLHILARHYPVQKPLRIKNLDTARCFIYEKDEDYFKGLKIKR; the protein is encoded by the coding sequence ATGCTTATTTTGATACGGCATGCAAAAGTGCTTTTTAATTGGGAAAAGAAATATACAGCCTCCGGATTTGCTGCGGCTCAGGCTGCGTACGATCAAGCTCCGATAGAGCGGATAACCGATTTGGAAATTCGGCGTATCAGAGATGCGCTACCGGAGCAGTTTGAGCTCTATACCAGTCCATTGAAAAGGAGCATTGAAACGGCAGCAATGCTCTTTCCCGATAACACGCCGATACAGCTACCGGAGCTTTCTGAAATACCGATATATCCGTACAGGGATTCCGATAAAGAGATTGCACTCCGGCGATGGCTCTTCTGGGGTCGGGTGCAGTGGTTTTGCAATCATCCGCAGCAGAAGAGAACAAAGCAGACGGTTGAGCATGAAGTTGCCGATCTGATTGCACGAATGCACAATAAAAATGTCGTTATTGTCGGTCACGCATTTCAGATGACGGTCATGCTGCATATCCTCGCGCGGCATTATCCCGTTCAAAAACCGCTACGGATAAAAAATTTGGATACGGCGCGGTGTTTTATCTATGAAAAGGACGAAGACTATTTTAAGGGCTTAAAGATAAAGCGGTGA
- a CDS encoding ATP-binding cassette domain-containing protein: MTIERGFFVLLCGASGCGKTTVTQAINGLIPHYYERTLEGSSVTAGLDVVHFSLFELSFKGCPSDKLIRHGTRNLCTEHRRSPRKTALIFYRRPRVMYGTMDVA; this comes from the coding sequence ATGACGATAGAGCGCGGCTTTTTTGTGCTGCTTTGCGGCGCGTCCGGCTGCGGAAAAACAACGGTAACGCAGGCTATCAATGGGCTCATCCCGCATTATTATGAAAGAACGCTCGAAGGCAGCTCTGTTACAGCTGGTTTGGATGTTGTGCATTTCTCCCTGTTTGAACTTTCGTTTAAGGGATGCCCATCCGATAAGCTTATCAGGCACGGTACAAGAAACCTATGCACTGAACACCGCCGCAGCCCGCGAAAAACTGCTCTCATTTTTTATAGACGTCCGCGTGTAATGTATGGTACTATGGATGTTGCGTAG
- a CDS encoding pyridoxamine 5'-phosphate oxidase family protein, translating to MRRTDREVTDNRQIQSIIEQAKVVHIGMVDGSRPYVVPMQYGFVFADGQLTLYVHCAKEGRKLDIIKKNPRVFIELETEAAIISGGDIPCKYGSEYASVMGDGTVVVVEDVAEKIFGLQLLMKTQTGRDFDISEQMTKSITVLRIDVPHVTAKSRTP from the coding sequence ATGCGAAGAACGGATAGAGAAGTAACGGATAACCGGCAAATACAATCGATTATAGAACAGGCAAAGGTTGTGCATATTGGTATGGTTGACGGGAGCCGCCCGTATGTAGTGCCGATGCAGTACGGTTTTGTCTTTGCCGATGGACAGCTGACCTTGTATGTGCATTGTGCAAAGGAAGGGCGGAAACTCGATATTATCAAAAAGAATCCGCGTGTTTTTATCGAACTCGAAACTGAAGCTGCAATTATTTCCGGCGGTGACATTCCGTGTAAGTACGGATCCGAATATGCAAGCGTTATGGGCGACGGCACGGTTGTTGTTGTTGAAGATGTTGCTGAAAAAATATTCGGCTTGCAGCTCTTGATGAAAACACAGACAGGTAGAGATTTTGACATATCCGAACAGATGACAAAATCGATTACGGTGTTGCGTATCGATGTTCCACATGTAACGGCAAAGAGCAGAACTCCATGA